From the genome of Medicago truncatula cultivar Jemalong A17 chromosome 2, MtrunA17r5.0-ANR, whole genome shotgun sequence:
ATAGCCGATGTGGCCACAGTTCTAAATTGCATTGCTACACATCAGTACGATCCACAAGTTCATCCGATACAAAACTCGTGAAAAGGTTCCTCTTCTTAAAGAAATAGGAGCGAAGGTCAAAGATGTGTTACTAGTAATGTTGAGACAGACAGATTCATAGATTAGAATAAAAGGAGCAGTGTTTTGAGACAATTACATTGTAATGTGCCcaattatcaaaaaaatttgCTTTATAGGAGATAACAAGTTACTCTTAAAATCTCAAGTATTTCACAAAGAAAAATTCTTCTTTTTAGCTCCCTCCCCTTTCCTCTTTGAACATGCTAGACTGCTATTTTGCATTGAAGATGCTTTTCATTAGGATTCTTGATTTGGATCATTTCTTAGTGTTTGGTTTCAGCTACAAATACAATATATGACTTTCTGATCTTGTTATTAGCTATCTAGCAACACAAATATAGACTCCATCCTAAAAAGGAAGATATATAGTATGGACATAAAAATCATTTAGCATACTATTACTGAATGTGAATATTGCAAACTTAACTCAAACTTTAATTCCCCTCAAATAGTAAGAGTGTGAAGATTGGTTTGAAGCCTTATAGGATTCAACTTAACATTCTGCACATTTCACATTTCAAAAAGATTTGTTACTTATTTGCAATTTATTAAAGACATTCTTTTGTTCAAGATTATTGTGTTTGTAAACAACTAGTGTTCTCACACTCGGAAACAAGAATGAACACAACAACGACAAGAACAATAGCAACTAAGCATTTTCTGGCTAAATGGGATTggttacatggatcaaatgacaccatctACCATAAAAAATTCCAAGTTTGctttgtttataatttacataagagtagaaaatgaaacaaaaaatgtagaaaacaaaacattagCATGTGATATTTTGGTTATCTGGTGTCTTTCTGATGCAGCTTGAGGTTAGCAATTGGAAATATAGTTTGAAGCTCCATTTCCAGTATGCTCCATATATGTCCGTCGCAGCTACAATTCAGTAACTTCACCCTGTCGACAGTTGCCTACCCATAAGAATAGAGTTGAGCTCTTACGTGATGGCAGAACTCTACAACAGTCCCTCCTTGGTGACTGCAAAACAAGTCGAATATTCACTTCATAATATCATCCATTTCAATCAAGAAAATCTTAAAACATTAGCTAAAAATTGCAAAAGTGAAGTTTCTTAATGGCAGAATGAATGTAAATTGTGTTTGGTTATGTGGCTTAGTATATTTggataaacatttatcataaatagcaagagagaagatttgataaacagcttaattaaacacatatatcataaacatttatcataaaGTGCTTATTATAAGCTacttctataacaaaaaataaaataaagtcaaacattGGACTACGATcctataaactgttttcataagcatCATGGAGAACTTGTGGAAACAAGTTGGAAGCAACTTGTGGACATatcatgtcataagctgttttcataaacttttccaaacagtttcacaagtgcttatgtcattagataaactcaaataagctaatccaaacatACCTAATGCATTTTAGTTGAAATCTAATTGTATGGATAGTATTAAAGTTTGATctctgaataaaaaaaattatgagcaACCTTACCTTTTTCCAGCGCAAAGGATCGCGTCTTTTTGTGACAACGATGGAAGTAATTTTCTCAGGTGATTCCATTCTCCACCGGCAAAAAGGACTCTTAGTTTGGTCACGAGAATAAACACCAACAATTTGTCTAGAAGCAGTATCAAAATGAGTTTTGCTCATGTAGTAAACAAAGGGCTTTTGACAAGGATGTTTAGCAACAGGCCTTGTGTTGAATGCATATGCAGTATAATCAGCTCTTCTATACCAATTCAGAAAAGTTCTTGATGGCATTTCTAGTTCTCTCGGTGACAAAACTCCTCTCAGAATTTGAACCATGAATCCCCATGAAACTGAGATTGACCAAAACCTGTTTTTGTCATAGCATATTGATTGTTGCATGATGCTGGATGAGTCTTGGTTGATGGATTCCATTAAATGTTTTATGGATTGTGCTCTTGACATACTTGGGAATATTGGTTGTACTACATCAAGGTGATGTAATGACACTAGTGGAGCCACAGGGTGTGCACCTAGAAGGCCTAATAGATCTCCATACACATCATACTGCAAAAAGAAAACTCGAGATAATTAAAATTTTGCCATTTTTAATAATATGGTCCAATTTCCAAGATTACCTCTGAATCATACCACGGGGGCTCATGAGCTCGAGGATCCGTTGTCGGTAAACTATGATCCATATACAAAAGTATGCCATGCATACATGTTCATAtgatttattatattatgaaaatattttcaatcaatGCTATATATTTGATCACATTGTCCATCAAAGAACACTACGATCACATAAAAAATGTCTAATAATTTTACCTGATGAAATCCAGCTTCCTTTGTGAGTGGCACACCTAACTCAGCCATACATGCTTGCATTCTATCATCACTACCATACAAAGCAGGGTACCTCTGAATACAACGATCTTGCATCGTAGCCAACTCCACGGCCAATGGATAACTTATAGCAAATCCACCACCACCATATGCCATAGCatatgaaaaatgaatattctGGACATGACTCTCAGAAGAACTACCAACATAATAAAAATGTCTATGGTCATACTTTGAAAGAATTCTAACAacattatcaacaacaaaaacagtaTCATCATCTCCCATCACAAACCATCTTACATCTTTCAATCCAAGCTTCAATGTCTCTGTCACAACCCTTGATATCCTCAATGCTGACCTTTGTCCCTGTCGATTTGTATACCGAAATTTAGAAGTGTCATCTGAGATTCGAATATCAGGTAACCCTTCGTTCCTTTGTGTACTCACTCTTTGATCTAACCAAACAACACCTCTTGTTTGTTTTGGTCTCCAccatattttgatgtattcttttCTTGTATTCCATAAATTTGATGAAGCAGCTATCCCAAAAACAATGTGTTTCAGCTCAGTATCTTGTCTTTGAGCCATTTGTTCCGGTGTTAACCGAACAACAATAGgtgatttattttcttgttcttctccttctccttcacGAAAATCATCTTCATCTTGTTCCGTTTCTTTTTCAGTTTCATCTTGCATTTGTTCTTTGTTCTCTATTGGTAATACTTTGTGTTCAATGTTTTTATCCGAAGTCGAGGAAATATTGTAACTAGTCATGTGAACATCATCTTGTGTTGTGTCATCTAAAGTAGTCGTTGTCATTGGACATTCTTGTTCATTGTTGAAGAGAAGAATGTTGCAAGAATAAAGAATGTATAATACAATTGTGATTAAGATCAACCAAGTTGTGATGCTTCTTGAGCCTGTGTGGATCATACGTTGATGGGAAGGATAGTgcatttgtttattttggttatggtctttaaatttgattttagatTAATTGTTGCATTACACTATTTTGTGTTCTTTGGTGTTGGAATTTGATGCAAGTGGAAATGTTCCTTCTAGCTCAGAATTGTTCGGATCACAGAAACATAGAGACATATTGTGTGTTTATTAATCTTAAATTActacattttgtttttgtttggttaaTGTGAGTAAAGTTTGTTATGGTAACAAGCGAAGTTAAATGCGGTTTAAATGGATGCCTTGTTGACAATTAGTGTATATCACTAGAGGATGTAATATCCATGATTTgcattgatttatttataatgaTTTTAACAATTAACCATCATTATATAGTTTTTTCACAAAAGATATATCATTCTTTAGTTTAAATATTATTCATCATAATAAAATTCTCAATCCTATTGATTAAGTAATTTTCGAAAATCTTGTCAAAGATATGtacaacatattttatttttatcccaTAAAATGGGTCGCCTTTATCGATCATATTATGACATAATGTTATATCACTAATTCTCATTTGATATTGTACTCGAGCTATACATCATGTTGCTTCTAAACAACAACCTAACATGCATCTACACTATTACGAATTTGGTTTATCATAAAGATTTGATAAAATTTTGCATTGGTTGTCGATGTCAAACATAATATTGgtgaaaatatattataacaaaataaaatatgtttaactaaatatatatgtattgcTTCAAAAGGAAAACTAAA
Proteins encoded in this window:
- the LOC11417377 gene encoding uncharacterized protein — protein: MTTTTLDDTTQDDVHMTSYNISSTSDKNIEHKVLPIENKEQMQDETEKETEQDEDDFREGEGEEQENKSPIVVRLTPEQMAQRQDTELKHIVFGIAASSNLWNTRKEYIKIWWRPKQTRGVVWLDQRVSTQRNEGLPDIRISDDTSKFRYTNRQGQRSALRISRVVTETLKLGLKDVRWFVMGDDDTVFVVDNVVRILSKYDHRHFYYVGSSSESHVQNIHFSYAMAYGGGGFAISYPLAVELATMQDRCIQRYPALYGSDDRMQACMAELGVPLTKEAGFHQYDVYGDLLGLLGAHPVAPLVSLHHLDVVQPIFPSMSRAQSIKHLMESINQDSSSIMQQSICYDKNRFWSISVSWGFMVQILRGVLSPRELEMPSRTFLNWYRRADYTAYAFNTRPVAKHPCQKPFVYYMSKTHFDTASRQIVGVYSRDQTKSPFCRWRMESPEKITSIVVTKRRDPLRWKKSPRRDCCRVLPSRKSSTLFLWVGNCRQGEVTEL